A region of Acidobacteriota bacterium DNA encodes the following proteins:
- a CDS encoding tetratricopeptide repeat protein yields the protein MKTALPPAASAKQTIDAINDLLFAKEGYHGTTALSDPNNLSIPKLLKAKRGTCVSLVILYLAIAERLGLDVYAAATPVHLFIRYEGPDGVINIETLEQGRAVEDAEYRRQHRMADSSIDRGLFMRPLTKRAVIAHFLSNRGAIASRAGQKEDALEDFDAAIELYPDLEAAYYNRGLEHLKAGEFEAARADLTTAIELHPLDAQAFNNRGLADLKLGDNAAARRDFEEAMRIDPAQKEARENLKRLNP from the coding sequence GTGAAGACCGCCCTGCCGCCCGCCGCCTCCGCCAAGCAGACGATCGACGCCATCAACGACCTCCTCTTCGCCAAGGAGGGATACCACGGCACCACCGCCCTCTCGGACCCCAACAATCTCTCCATCCCGAAGCTCTTGAAGGCCAAACGAGGCACCTGTGTCAGCCTCGTGATCCTCTACCTGGCCATCGCCGAGCGCCTCGGCCTCGACGTCTACGCGGCCGCGACGCCGGTTCACCTCTTTATTAGGTACGAAGGACCCGACGGCGTCATCAACATCGAGACGCTCGAACAGGGACGAGCGGTCGAGGACGCCGAGTACCGCCGGCAGCACCGGATGGCAGATTCCTCCATCGACCGCGGCCTCTTCATGCGGCCGCTGACCAAGCGAGCCGTCATCGCGCACTTCCTCAGCAACCGGGGAGCCATCGCCTCAAGAGCGGGCCAAAAGGAGGACGCCCTCGAGGACTTCGACGCCGCGATCGAGCTCTACCCCGACCTCGAAGCCGCTTACTACAACCGAGGTCTCGAGCACCTGAAGGCCGGCGAGTTCGAGGCGGCGAGAGCCGACCTGACGACGGCGATCGAGCTCCACCCCCTCGACGCGCAGGCCTTCAACAATCGGGGCCTCGCCGACCTCAAGCTCGGCGACAACGCCGCCGCTCGCCGCGATTTCGAGGAGGCGATGCGCATCGACCCCGCGCAGAAGGAGGCCCGTGAGAATCTGAAGCGCCTGAACCCGTGA